One genomic window of Bradyrhizobium sp. CCGE-LA001 includes the following:
- the rplM gene encoding 50S ribosomal protein L13, translating into MKTFSAKPAEVTKKWVLIDAKGLVVGRLATIVAMRLRGKHLPTYTPHVDCGDNVIIINAQHAVLTGRKREQKTYYKHTGYVGHVKERTARQILEGKHPERVLEKAVERMIPRGPLGRVQMGNLRVYGGADHPHEAQTPEKIDIAKLNRKNTRAA; encoded by the coding sequence ATGAAAACCTTTTCGGCAAAGCCGGCCGAGGTGACGAAGAAGTGGGTGCTGATCGACGCCAAGGGTCTGGTCGTCGGCCGTCTCGCCACCATCGTCGCCATGCGGCTCCGCGGCAAGCACCTCCCGACCTACACCCCGCACGTCGATTGCGGCGACAACGTCATCATCATCAACGCGCAGCATGCGGTCCTCACCGGTCGCAAGCGCGAGCAGAAGACCTATTACAAGCACACCGGCTATGTCGGCCACGTCAAGGAGCGCACCGCGCGCCAGATCCTCGAGGGCAAGCATCCCGAGCGCGTGCTCGAGAAGGCCGTCGAGCGCATGATCCCGCGCGGTCCGCTCGGTCGCGTGCAGATGGGCAACCTCCGTGTCTATGGCGGCGCCGATCACCCGCACGAGGCTCAGACGCCCGAGAAGATCGACATCGCCAAGTTGAACCGCAAGAACACGAGGGCCGCATAA
- a CDS encoding O-acetylhomoserine aminocarboxypropyltransferase has translation MSDRLPGFSTLAVHAGAQPDPTTGARATPIYQTTSFVFNDADHAASLFGLQAFGNIYTRIGNPTNAVLEERVAALEGGTAALAVASGHAAQVVILQQLLQPGDEFIAARKLYGGSINQFTHAFKSFGWNVVWADPDDIASFERAVTPRTKAIFIESIANPAGSITDIEAISTVARKAGVPLIVDNTLASPYLIRPIDHGADIVVHSLTKFLGGHGNSLGGIIVDAGTFDWSTGGKYPMLSEPRPEYHGIRLQETFGNFAFAIACRVLGLRDLGPALSPFNAFMILTGIETLPLRMQKHCDNAKAVAEFLAGHPAVASVSYAGLASDKYNQLARKYAPKGAGAVFTFSLKGGYDAGVSLVSKLQLFSHLANVGDTRSLVIHPASTTHSQLDDAAKVKSGAGPDVVRLSVGIEDKEDLIADLEQALGA, from the coding sequence ATGAGCGATCGCCTTCCGGGATTTTCAACGCTTGCCGTGCATGCCGGTGCACAGCCCGACCCCACCACCGGCGCGCGCGCAACTCCGATCTATCAAACGACGTCTTTCGTCTTCAACGACGCCGACCACGCCGCCTCGTTGTTCGGCCTGCAGGCGTTCGGCAACATCTACACCCGCATCGGCAATCCCACCAACGCGGTGCTGGAGGAGCGCGTCGCCGCGCTCGAAGGCGGCACGGCGGCGCTTGCGGTGGCCTCGGGCCACGCCGCGCAGGTCGTGATCCTGCAGCAACTGCTCCAACCCGGCGACGAGTTCATTGCCGCGCGAAAGCTCTATGGCGGCTCGATCAACCAGTTCACGCATGCGTTCAAGAGCTTTGGCTGGAACGTGGTGTGGGCCGATCCCGATGACATCGCGAGCTTCGAGCGCGCGGTGACGCCGCGCACCAAGGCGATCTTCATCGAATCCATCGCCAATCCCGCCGGCAGCATCACCGACATCGAGGCGATCTCGACGGTGGCGCGCAAGGCAGGCGTGCCGCTGATCGTCGACAACACGCTGGCCTCGCCCTATCTGATCCGCCCGATCGATCACGGCGCCGACATCGTCGTGCACTCGCTGACGAAGTTCCTCGGCGGTCACGGCAATTCGCTCGGCGGCATCATCGTCGATGCCGGGACCTTTGATTGGTCCACCGGCGGAAAATATCCGATGCTCTCGGAGCCGCGGCCCGAATATCACGGCATCCGCCTGCAGGAGACCTTCGGCAATTTCGCCTTCGCGATCGCCTGCCGTGTGCTCGGCTTGCGCGACCTCGGGCCGGCGCTGTCGCCGTTCAACGCCTTCATGATCCTGACCGGCATCGAGACGCTGCCGCTGCGCATGCAGAAGCACTGCGACAACGCCAAGGCGGTCGCCGAATTCCTCGCCGGACATCCGGCGGTGGCCTCGGTGAGCTATGCGGGCCTTGCGAGCGACAAGTACAACCAGCTCGCGCGCAAATACGCGCCGAAGGGCGCGGGTGCCGTGTTCACCTTCAGCCTCAAGGGTGGCTACGACGCCGGCGTGAGCCTGGTGTCGAAATTGCAGCTGTTCTCGCATCTGGCCAATGTCGGCGACACCCGGTCGCTTGTGATCCATCCGGCCTCGACCACGCACAGCCAGCTCGACGACGCCGCCAAGGTCAAATCCGGCGCCGGCCCCGACGTGGTGCGGCTCTCGGTCGGCATCGAGGACAAGGAAGACTTGATCGCAGATCTGGAGCAGGCGCTGGGGGCTTAA
- a CDS encoding CoA-binding protein, with protein MNHDSYPDNYIRGILNSVKSIAMVGASPVNVRPSYFAFKYLAQRGYDMIPINPGHVGKELLGKPFVASLSDIGRPIDMIDIFRNSSHIMPVVEEALTLDPLPKVIWMQLGARDDAAAAKAESVGIKVVMNRCPKIEYGRLSSEISWMGVNSRTLSSKRAPAPTQGMRLSLNRMSVGGGNTAASDRAAKNKTEQS; from the coding sequence ATGAACCACGACTCCTATCCCGACAATTACATCCGCGGCATCCTCAACAGCGTGAAGTCGATCGCGATGGTCGGCGCCTCGCCGGTCAACGTGCGGCCGAGCTATTTTGCGTTCAAATATCTCGCGCAGCGCGGTTACGACATGATCCCGATCAATCCCGGCCATGTCGGCAAGGAGCTGCTCGGAAAGCCCTTCGTCGCCTCGCTGTCCGACATCGGCCGCCCCATCGACATGATCGACATCTTCCGCAACTCCAGCCACATCATGCCGGTGGTCGAGGAAGCGTTGACGCTCGACCCGCTGCCGAAAGTGATCTGGATGCAACTTGGCGCACGTGACGACGCGGCGGCCGCGAAGGCGGAATCGGTCGGTATCAAGGTGGTGATGAACCGCTGCCCCAAGATCGAATATGGCCGCTTGTCGTCCGAGATCTCCTGGATGGGCGTGAATTCGCGCACGCTCAGCTCCAAGCGGGCACCGGCGCCGACACAAGGCATGCGTCTCTCCCTCAATCGGATGAGTGTCGGCGGCGGCAACACCGCGGCTTCCGATCGCGCCGCCAAAAACAAGACCGAGCAAAGCTGA
- a CDS encoding PaaI family thioesterase: MASAKMSVAELEQFLRHEFPQAFSGDDITIESADGQTCLLRQRYSERMLRPGGTVSGPTLMALADFAMYVVLLSAIGPIGLAVTTNLNINFLRKGQPGQDVLAEARLLKLGKRLAVGEVKLLSGSSPDPIAHVTSTYSIPNI; this comes from the coding sequence ATGGCGTCAGCGAAAATGAGCGTGGCGGAGCTCGAACAGTTTCTGCGCCACGAGTTTCCCCAGGCCTTCAGTGGCGATGACATCACGATCGAAAGCGCCGACGGCCAGACCTGCCTCTTGCGACAGCGTTATAGCGAAAGAATGCTGCGACCGGGCGGAACCGTGTCCGGCCCGACGCTGATGGCACTAGCCGATTTCGCGATGTACGTGGTCCTGTTGTCGGCCATCGGGCCGATCGGGCTCGCGGTCACCACCAATCTGAACATCAATTTCCTGCGCAAAGGCCAGCCCGGGCAGGATGTGCTGGCGGAGGCCCGGCTGCTCAAGCTCGGCAAGCGCCTGGCGGTCGGGGAGGTGAAGCTGTTGTCAGGCTCTTCGCCCGATCCGATCGCGCATGTCACCTCGACCTATTCCATTCCAAATATTTGA
- the rpsI gene encoding 30S ribosomal protein S9: protein MAESIQSLDQLSQLKTAAAPDAPKHEKKVDKFNRAYATGKRKDAVARVWIKPGAGKVTVNSREVEVYFARPVLRMMIEQPFSVAARSGQYDVICTVAGGGLSGQAGAVRHGISKALTYFEPELRSVLKKGGFLTRDSRVVERKKYGKAKARRSFQFSKR from the coding sequence ATGGCCGAATCCATCCAGTCGCTCGACCAGCTCTCGCAGCTCAAGACGGCGGCCGCGCCCGACGCGCCCAAGCACGAGAAGAAGGTCGACAAATTCAACCGCGCCTATGCCACCGGCAAGCGCAAGGACGCGGTCGCCCGCGTGTGGATCAAGCCCGGAGCCGGCAAGGTCACCGTCAACTCGCGCGAGGTCGAGGTCTATTTCGCCCGTCCCGTGCTGCGCATGATGATCGAGCAGCCGTTCTCCGTGGCCGCCCGTTCGGGCCAGTACGACGTGATCTGCACCGTCGCCGGCGGCGGTCTGTCTGGTCAGGCCGGTGCTGTCCGTCACGGCATCTCCAAGGCGCTCACCTATTTCGAGCCGGAGCTGCGCAGCGTGCTCAAGAAGGGCGGCTTCCTCACCCGCGACTCGCGCGTGGTCGAGCGCAAGAAATACGGCAAGGCCAAGGCCCGCCGGTCCTTCCAGTTCTCGAAGCGTTAA
- a CDS encoding COX15/CtaA family protein, with protein sequence MTTMSASSEPHRAVRAWLIAVAALIALMVLVGGATRLTESGLSIVEWKPVTGSVPPLTEAQWTEAFEAYKKIPQYRELNAGMSLSEFKEIFWWEWSHRLLGRFIGVAYLLPFLFFLWRGGLSGELKRRLWLLFALGGLQGAVGWWMVASGLSGRTEVSQYRLATHLMLALLIFAGIVWTVRRLKERPQIAAQARLRFTSVLLLVATFVQIYFGALVAGLRAGRAYNTWPQIDGAFIPSAERLWFETPWWRNMFDNVLTVQFEHRMTAYLLFALAALHAIDAVRARAGTAASGALWLFGAVSLQAVLGILTLLNQVPIGLALAHQAVAIVVLMLSVMQVERLVSRQSMQVQPRAVPLGQAG encoded by the coding sequence ATGACGACGATGTCCGCCTCATCCGAACCGCATCGCGCCGTGCGCGCGTGGCTGATCGCCGTCGCGGCGCTGATCGCGCTGATGGTGCTGGTCGGCGGTGCGACGCGGCTCACGGAATCCGGCCTCTCGATCGTCGAATGGAAGCCGGTCACGGGCAGCGTGCCGCCGCTCACCGAGGCGCAGTGGACCGAGGCGTTCGAGGCCTACAAGAAGATCCCGCAATATCGCGAGCTCAATGCAGGCATGAGCCTGTCCGAGTTCAAGGAGATATTCTGGTGGGAATGGAGCCACCGTCTGCTCGGCCGTTTCATCGGCGTCGCCTATCTCTTGCCGTTCCTGTTCTTCCTGTGGCGCGGCGGTCTGTCCGGTGAATTGAAGCGGCGGCTGTGGCTGCTGTTCGCGCTCGGCGGCCTGCAAGGCGCAGTCGGCTGGTGGATGGTCGCTTCGGGCCTGTCGGGACGCACCGAGGTGTCGCAATATCGGCTGGCGACGCATCTGATGCTCGCGCTTCTGATCTTCGCCGGCATCGTCTGGACGGTGCGGCGGCTCAAGGAGCGGCCGCAGATCGCAGCACAGGCGCGGCTGCGGTTCACGAGTGTGCTGCTTCTCGTCGCGACGTTCGTGCAGATCTATTTCGGCGCGCTGGTCGCGGGCCTGCGCGCCGGGCGCGCCTACAACACCTGGCCGCAGATCGACGGCGCGTTCATCCCGTCGGCCGAGCGGCTGTGGTTCGAGACGCCGTGGTGGCGCAATATGTTCGACAACGTGCTGACGGTGCAGTTCGAGCACCGCATGACCGCCTATCTGCTGTTCGCGCTGGCGGCGCTGCATGCGATCGACGCAGTGCGCGCGCGGGCAGGGACGGCTGCGAGCGGCGCGCTCTGGCTGTTTGGGGCGGTGAGCCTGCAGGCGGTGCTCGGCATCCTGACGCTGCTCAACCAGGTTCCAATTGGCCTCGCGCTCGCGCACCAGGCGGTCGCGATCGTGGTGCTCATGCTTTCCGTGATGCAGGTGGAGCGTCTGGTCTCGCGGCAATCGATGCAGGTGCAGCCGCGTGCGGTTCCGCTCGGTCAGGCCGGCTGA
- a CDS encoding enoyl-CoA hydratase, producing MSAQAARAPSPQPPILLRETIGSIAVLTLNRPAARNSLSEAMIASLHAELDAIRNDKAVRGVVIAANGPAFSAGHDMKELTARRADPDRGRAFFAQMMNACSAMMQAIVHLPKPVVASVQGIATAAGCQLVASCDLAIASEAASFATPGVDIGLFCSTPMVALSRNVPRKQAMEMLLTGEPIPAERAREIGLVNRVVPAGTERDAAIALAEKVALKSAYTVKLGKEAFYRQAEMSLAEAYRYAAEVMTENMMARDAEEGIGAFIEKRTPTWRDE from the coding sequence ATGTCCGCCCAGGCCGCCCGCGCCCCCTCCCCGCAACCGCCGATCCTGCTGCGCGAGACAATAGGCTCGATCGCGGTGCTGACCCTCAATCGCCCGGCCGCGCGCAACAGCCTCTCGGAAGCCATGATCGCGAGCCTGCATGCCGAGCTCGACGCGATCAGGAACGACAAGGCGGTCCGCGGCGTCGTGATCGCCGCCAACGGTCCCGCCTTCTCGGCAGGCCACGACATGAAGGAACTGACCGCGCGCCGCGCCGACCCCGATCGCGGCCGCGCGTTCTTCGCACAGATGATGAACGCCTGCAGCGCGATGATGCAGGCGATCGTGCACCTGCCGAAACCCGTGGTCGCCTCCGTCCAGGGCATCGCGACCGCGGCCGGCTGTCAGCTCGTGGCCAGCTGCGATCTCGCCATCGCCTCGGAGGCGGCGAGCTTTGCCACGCCCGGCGTCGACATCGGCCTGTTCTGCTCGACTCCGATGGTGGCGCTGTCGCGCAACGTGCCGCGCAAGCAGGCGATGGAGATGCTGCTGACGGGCGAGCCGATCCCTGCGGAGCGCGCCCGCGAGATCGGGCTCGTCAATCGCGTCGTCCCTGCCGGGACCGAGCGCGACGCGGCGATCGCGCTGGCGGAAAAAGTCGCGTTGAAATCCGCCTACACGGTCAAGCTCGGCAAGGAAGCGTTCTACCGCCAGGCCGAGATGAGCCTTGCGGAGGCCTACCGCTATGCGGCAGAGGTGATGACCGAGAACATGATGGCGCGCGACGCCGAGGAAGGCATCGGCGCGTTCATCGAGAAGCGCACGCCGACATGGCGCGACGAGTAG